The following are encoded together in the Pseudoalteromonas piscicida genome:
- a CDS encoding VTT domain-containing protein: MTTKVTLARRVLNWISENGKKPKAIAVLSGLSVGDFFVPALPTQTSVMLLAWLQPKKILTIALMFAIAAAVGSSILILLATILESFLQSAIPSQDSANFEKWQTFKHYINEYGLYALALMSLLPTPPRTMVVLSLLAGISGYLIVATVFFGKLLWFTAVVLIVSRAPNWLPKIPWIGKKIAKTITFQQQQLKQNVTQPISNK; this comes from the coding sequence ATGACGACTAAAGTGACATTAGCACGAAGGGTGCTAAATTGGATTTCAGAAAATGGCAAAAAACCTAAAGCAATCGCGGTGCTTTCCGGATTATCGGTTGGTGATTTCTTTGTTCCGGCATTGCCAACTCAAACATCAGTCATGCTACTGGCTTGGCTACAACCAAAAAAAATACTGACCATCGCACTGATGTTTGCAATTGCGGCGGCAGTCGGGTCAAGTATCCTCATTCTCCTCGCCACAATATTAGAAAGCTTTTTACAAAGTGCTATCCCTTCTCAGGATTCCGCTAACTTTGAAAAATGGCAAACATTTAAGCACTACATTAATGAATATGGACTATACGCGTTAGCCTTGATGTCGCTACTTCCGACGCCACCAAGAACCATGGTTGTATTGAGTTTACTGGCTGGAATATCTGGGTATTTGATTGTAGCAACAGTGTTTTTTGGCAAGTTACTGTGGTTCACAGCCGTAGTTCTTATTGTCTCACGTGCACCAAACTGGTTACCCAAAATACCTTGGATAGGAAAGAAGATAGCCAAAACAATTACTTTCCAACAACAGCAGTTAAAACAAAACGTCACGCAACCTATATCAAATAAATAG
- a CDS encoding SDR family NAD(P)-dependent oxidoreductase: protein MTKTVLITGGTRGVGEALVTLCLSKGYQVIATGSSTASVANAKTKQPNVSWYVCDLSEQAQLTSLANELEGKTLDIVFHNAGVQQPRDLFVTNNEVISVEQETQINFTAPIMLTRLLFDNIRRSNGTWVFVTSGLAIAPKQSSPIYCANKAGLRAFCKSFSGQIKLHQSQIKVCEAILPLVDTDMTRGRGTGKITPEQAAQEIVAGALKGQAEIKVGKMRAVMLLRKLFPNLIENIMLKA, encoded by the coding sequence ATGACAAAAACGGTATTAATAACTGGCGGCACGCGTGGCGTTGGAGAGGCATTAGTGACACTATGCTTGTCAAAAGGCTATCAGGTTATCGCAACTGGAAGCAGCACCGCTTCAGTTGCCAACGCAAAAACAAAGCAACCAAACGTAAGCTGGTATGTATGCGACTTATCCGAGCAAGCACAGCTCACCTCCTTAGCTAACGAGTTAGAGGGAAAAACTCTGGATATCGTGTTTCATAACGCAGGCGTGCAGCAGCCTAGGGATTTATTTGTAACAAATAATGAAGTCATTTCAGTTGAGCAAGAAACCCAGATTAATTTTACCGCCCCCATCATGCTCACCCGATTATTGTTCGATAATATCCGTCGTAGCAACGGCACTTGGGTATTCGTTACTTCAGGGTTGGCAATCGCGCCAAAGCAAAGCTCACCAATATACTGTGCAAATAAAGCTGGACTACGAGCTTTTTGTAAGTCTTTTAGTGGGCAAATCAAATTACATCAGAGTCAAATCAAGGTCTGTGAGGCCATTCTCCCGTTAGTGGATACCGATATGACCAGAGGTCGGGGCACAGGAAAAATCACGCCAGAACAAGCAGCACAAGAAATCGTTGCTGGCGCTTTGAAAGGTCAAGCAGAAATCAAAGTAGGAAAAATGCGCGCTGTGATGTTACTGAGAAAGTTATTTCCCAATCTCATCGAAAATATCATGTTAAAAGCATAA
- a CDS encoding helix-turn-helix domain-containing protein, with amino-acid sequence MNNHIVPRSAAFASSTMLNLLQTGLERLTAGCCSNNNGFNHALVPLETKKEFVSYVASQYGLETLLKIAIGVETLLDTPTGNALLYQSSPTSLIHKWQRLEKYIHSNHFIDCDFTDTYVKIRHRSRTSIQPSCAEDLAILGVLCALLHQVTGKPVTLSPTPHTQTAIFSYPSLKVPTPLTPCQGQYWFIHWSCPDKAQKIKSDHTLMPTGGCIKEQTKAAIVKLGLLDINIIKVAKWLALSTRSLQRRLKEKNTNFAVLLQQVRVQKASQMLLSNNTSFAEVGFVCGFSDQAHFSRIFKKWTGMSPKQYTHINID; translated from the coding sequence ATGAATAATCATATAGTGCCCCGCAGTGCCGCTTTTGCCAGCAGCACCATGTTAAACTTGCTACAAACAGGGTTAGAGCGGCTTACAGCTGGGTGCTGTTCAAATAATAACGGCTTTAATCATGCGCTTGTCCCGCTTGAAACGAAAAAAGAGTTTGTGTCCTACGTTGCCTCACAATATGGCCTAGAAACATTGCTAAAAATTGCCATTGGTGTTGAAACACTCCTCGATACACCCACTGGCAACGCATTGTTATATCAAAGCTCACCAACATCTCTTATCCATAAATGGCAACGGCTGGAAAAGTATATACATAGTAATCATTTTATTGACTGCGACTTTACCGACACTTACGTAAAGATCCGCCATCGTTCAAGAACCAGCATTCAGCCTTCATGTGCTGAGGACTTAGCGATTTTGGGTGTGCTTTGTGCTTTACTTCATCAAGTTACAGGTAAACCTGTCACACTAAGCCCAACACCTCATACGCAAACGGCTATTTTTAGCTATCCAAGCCTCAAGGTACCAACCCCATTGACGCCTTGCCAAGGACAATACTGGTTTATCCATTGGTCTTGTCCTGATAAAGCTCAAAAGATAAAAAGTGACCACACACTTATGCCAACGGGTGGCTGTATAAAGGAGCAAACCAAAGCGGCCATAGTTAAGTTAGGCCTTTTAGACATCAACATCATAAAAGTAGCTAAGTGGTTGGCGCTTTCGACACGTAGCCTACAGCGACGATTAAAAGAGAAAAATACCAATTTCGCGGTGCTGCTACAACAAGTCAGAGTCCAAAAGGCAAGCCAAATGCTATTGTCAAATAACACTAGTTTTGCAGAGGTAGGGTTTGTATGCGGGTTTTCAGATCAAGCTCACTTTAGCCGCATTTTTAAAAAGTGGACGGGTATGTCACCGAAGCAATATACCCACATCAACATAGACTGA